In Perognathus longimembris pacificus isolate PPM17 chromosome 3, ASM2315922v1, whole genome shotgun sequence, a single window of DNA contains:
- the Cln5 gene encoding ceroid-lipofuscinosis neuronal protein 5: MAEAPELPMAPAGNVGSGIGGPRSASTLGGRAPWRWDLMLLWLVVASSWSLASGGGVRRHWPVPYKRFAFRPEPDPYCQAKYTFCPTSSPIPVMKGNDVIEVFRLQTPVWEFKYGNLLGHLKIMHDAIGFRSTVTGKNYTMEWYELFQLGNCTFPHLRPERDAPFWCNQGAACFYEGIDDVHWKENGTLALIARISGNTFNKMAKWVKEDNETGIYYETWTVQASPGKGVETWFESYDCSKFVLRTYQKLAELGAEFKKVETNYTRIFLYSGEPTYLGNETSIFGPTGNKTLASVIKRFYYPFKPHLSTKEFLWSLLEIFDSVVLHRQFYLFYNFEYWFLPMKFPFIKITYEEIPLPNT; encoded by the exons ATGGCAGAAGCCCCGGAGCTGCCTATGGCGCCGGCGGGGAACGTCGGGTCGGGCATCGGAGGCCCGCGGAGCGCGAGCACGTTAGGGGGGCGCGCGCCTTGGCGTTGGGACCTGATGCTGCTCTGGCTGGTGGTAGCTTCGAGCTGGTCTCTGGCGTCGGGCGGTGGAGTCCGGCGCCACTGGCCGGTGCCCTACAA ACGCTTTGCCTTCCGGCCAGAACCAGATCCCTACTGTCAAGCAAAGTACACCTTCTGTCCCACCAGCTCACCCATCCCAGTTATGAAGGGCAATGATGTCATTGAAGTCTTCCGACTACAGACCCCCGTTTGGGAATTTAAGTATGGAAATCTCCTGGGACACTTG AAAATTATGCATGATGCCATCGGATTCAGGAGTACCGTAACTGGCAAGAATTACACGATGGAATGGTATGAACTTTTCCAGCTTGGCAACTGTACGTTTCCGCACCTCCGGCCTGAAAGGGATGCCCCATTCTGGTGTAATCAAGGAGCTGCCTGCTTTTATGAAGGAATTGATGATGTCCACTGGAAGGAAAATGGGACATTAGCCCTCATAGCACGGATATCAG GAAACACATTTAACAAAATGGCAAAGTGGGTGAAAGAGGACAATGAAACAGGGATTTACTATGAGACGTGGActgtccaagccagcccaggaaaagggGTGGAAACGTGGTTTGAATCCTACGACTGTTCCAAATTTGTGTTAAGAACGTATCAGAAGCTGGCTGAGCTTGGAGCAGAGTTCAAGAAGGTGGAAACCAACTATACAAGAATATTTCTTTACAGTGGAGAACCTACTTATTTGGGAAACGAAACATCTATTTTTGGACCAACAGGAAACAAGACTCTTGCTTCAGTCATAAAAAGATTTTATTACCCGTTCAAACCACACTTGTCAACTAAAGAATTTCTCTGGAGTCTCTTGGAAATTTTTGATTCAGTGGTGTTGCACAgacaattctatttattttataattttgaatattGGTTTTTACCTATGAAATTTCCTTTTATTAAGATAACATATGAAGAAATTCCTTTACCTAAcacataa
- the Acod1 gene encoding cis-aconitate decarboxylase isoform X1, with translation MMLKSVTESFASLIHGLKAGHLTAPVIQRSKRMILDTLGAGFLGISTEVFHKVSQYSKIYSSNTSSTVWGQSDYRLPPTHAAFVNGVAIHSMDFDDTWHPATHPSGAVLPVLTALSEAFPHTRKFSGLDLLLAFNVGVEVQGRLMHFSKEAKDIPKRFHPPSVVGTLGSAAAASKFLGLSLSKCQEALAIAASYAGAPMANAATETKPLHVGNAARHGIEATFLAMLGLQGSKQILDLERGMGAFYVNYSPKVLPSLDSHTWLLDQQDVAFKSFPAHLATHWVAEAAGAVRKHLGPPGRVLIPADHIEKIVLRIPDVQYVNRPYPDSEHEARHSFQYVACAMLLDGYVTLSSFHKAQIHRPQVRELLRKVELEHPPDNQPNFNTLYCEISVILKDGATFTERSDTFYGHWRKPLRQEDLQEKFRVNASRTLSFDTVESLMKIVEKLEDLEDCSVLTTLLKGSSPPAESSKYTEYNLSIAPSLLRLTNM, from the exons ATGATGCTCAAG TCTGTCACAGAAAGCTTCGCCAGCCTGATCCATGGCTTGAAAGCGGGACACCTGACAGCTCCTGTCATTCAGAGGAGCAAGAGGATGATCCTGGACACCCTGGGTGCCGGCTTCCTGGGCATCAGCACAGAAGTGTTTCACAAAGTCAGCCAGTACAGTAAG ATCTACAGCTCCAATACATCCAGCACTGTTTGGGGTCAGTCGGACTACAGGCTCCCACCCACACACGCTGCTTTCGTAAACGGTGTGGCT ATTCACTCAATGGATTTTGATGACACCTGGCACCCTGCCACACATCCTTCTGGAGCAGTCCTTCCTGTCCTCACAGCTTTATCAGAAGCCTTCCCTCACACTCGAAAGTTTTCTGGCCTTGACCTGCTGCTGGCTTTCAACGTTGGTGTTGAAGTTCAAGGCCGATTAATGCATTTCTCCAAGGAAGCCAAAGACATACCAAAGAG ATTCCATCCCCCATCCGTGGTAGGAACTTTGGGCAGTGCTGCCGCTGCATCCAAGTTTTTAGGACTCAGCTTGTCCAAGTGCCAGGAGGCCCTGGCAATTGCTGCTTCTTATGCCGGAGCACCCATGGCAAATGCTGCAACTGAGACCAAGCCCCTTCATGTGGGCAATGCTGCCAGACATGGGATAGAAGCCACTTTCCTGGCCATGCTGGGTCTCCAAGGAAGCAAGCAGATCTTGGACCTGGAGAGAGGGATGGGAGCCTTCTATGTCAACTATTCCCCAAAAGTCCTTCCAAGCCTGGATTCCCACACGTGGCTGCTGGACCAGCAGGATGTGGCCTTCAAGAGTTTCCCGGCACATCTGGCTACTCACTGGGTAGCTGAAGCAGCAGGGGCTGTGAGGAAACACCTTGGGCCTCCAGGCAGAGTCCTGATTCCTGCTGACCACATTGAGAAAATTGTGCTCAGGATCCCAGATGTCCAGTATGTCAACAGACCCTACCCAGACTCAGAGCATGAAGCCCGTCATTCCTTCCAGTATGTGGCCTGTGCCATGCTGCTAGATGGCTATGTCACTCTATCATCCTTTCACAAAGCCCAGATCCACAGGCCACAGGTCAGAGAGCTGCTCAGGAAGGTGGAGCTGGAGCATCCTCCAGACAACCAGCCCAACTTCAACACATTGTACTGTGAGATCAGTGTCATACTCAAGGACGGAGCCACTTTTACTGAGCGCTCAGATACCTTCTATGGCCACTGGAGAAAACCACTGAGACAAGAGGACTTACAGGAAAAGTTCAGAGTCAATGCCTCCAGGACACTGTCCTTTGATACAGTGGAGAGTCTTATGAAGATAGTAGAAAAGCTAGAAGACCTAGAAGACTGTTCTGTGTTGACCACACTTCTGAAAGGATCATCTCCTCCAGCAGAGTCTTCAAAATACACAGAATACAATCTTTCCATTGCTCCATCTCTCCTGAGGCTGACCAACATGTGA
- the Acod1 gene encoding cis-aconitate decarboxylase isoform X2 — MDFDDTWHPATHPSGAVLPVLTALSEAFPHTRKFSGLDLLLAFNVGVEVQGRLMHFSKEAKDIPKRFHPPSVVGTLGSAAAASKFLGLSLSKCQEALAIAASYAGAPMANAATETKPLHVGNAARHGIEATFLAMLGLQGSKQILDLERGMGAFYVNYSPKVLPSLDSHTWLLDQQDVAFKSFPAHLATHWVAEAAGAVRKHLGPPGRVLIPADHIEKIVLRIPDVQYVNRPYPDSEHEARHSFQYVACAMLLDGYVTLSSFHKAQIHRPQVRELLRKVELEHPPDNQPNFNTLYCEISVILKDGATFTERSDTFYGHWRKPLRQEDLQEKFRVNASRTLSFDTVESLMKIVEKLEDLEDCSVLTTLLKGSSPPAESSKYTEYNLSIAPSLLRLTNM; from the exons ATGGATTTTGATGACACCTGGCACCCTGCCACACATCCTTCTGGAGCAGTCCTTCCTGTCCTCACAGCTTTATCAGAAGCCTTCCCTCACACTCGAAAGTTTTCTGGCCTTGACCTGCTGCTGGCTTTCAACGTTGGTGTTGAAGTTCAAGGCCGATTAATGCATTTCTCCAAGGAAGCCAAAGACATACCAAAGAG ATTCCATCCCCCATCCGTGGTAGGAACTTTGGGCAGTGCTGCCGCTGCATCCAAGTTTTTAGGACTCAGCTTGTCCAAGTGCCAGGAGGCCCTGGCAATTGCTGCTTCTTATGCCGGAGCACCCATGGCAAATGCTGCAACTGAGACCAAGCCCCTTCATGTGGGCAATGCTGCCAGACATGGGATAGAAGCCACTTTCCTGGCCATGCTGGGTCTCCAAGGAAGCAAGCAGATCTTGGACCTGGAGAGAGGGATGGGAGCCTTCTATGTCAACTATTCCCCAAAAGTCCTTCCAAGCCTGGATTCCCACACGTGGCTGCTGGACCAGCAGGATGTGGCCTTCAAGAGTTTCCCGGCACATCTGGCTACTCACTGGGTAGCTGAAGCAGCAGGGGCTGTGAGGAAACACCTTGGGCCTCCAGGCAGAGTCCTGATTCCTGCTGACCACATTGAGAAAATTGTGCTCAGGATCCCAGATGTCCAGTATGTCAACAGACCCTACCCAGACTCAGAGCATGAAGCCCGTCATTCCTTCCAGTATGTGGCCTGTGCCATGCTGCTAGATGGCTATGTCACTCTATCATCCTTTCACAAAGCCCAGATCCACAGGCCACAGGTCAGAGAGCTGCTCAGGAAGGTGGAGCTGGAGCATCCTCCAGACAACCAGCCCAACTTCAACACATTGTACTGTGAGATCAGTGTCATACTCAAGGACGGAGCCACTTTTACTGAGCGCTCAGATACCTTCTATGGCCACTGGAGAAAACCACTGAGACAAGAGGACTTACAGGAAAAGTTCAGAGTCAATGCCTCCAGGACACTGTCCTTTGATACAGTGGAGAGTCTTATGAAGATAGTAGAAAAGCTAGAAGACCTAGAAGACTGTTCTGTGTTGACCACACTTCTGAAAGGATCATCTCCTCCAGCAGAGTCTTCAAAATACACAGAATACAATCTTTCCATTGCTCCATCTCTCCTGAGGCTGACCAACATGTGA